One window of the Pristiophorus japonicus isolate sPriJap1 chromosome 23, sPriJap1.hap1, whole genome shotgun sequence genome contains the following:
- the LOC139235733 gene encoding zinc finger protein 135-like — MQTCFPGCNKCQGTIAPSHSVQRDVNPPRHTGGERSNASPDRPSVCSVCGRSFSRAASLGRHRRHHSRDQPFRCWDCGRTFGFPSELEMHRHTGQWPFICLVCGTGFSQSGHLETHRRAHTGERPFACGKRFKRSQELTQHQRFRTGGRPAPCAASDSPNRPPCCCTSGRTAARGRSSAPCAARPSAWPPPCSSTRTPTGGPSPCPECRKSFKYLRIHRRTHGGREAVRLRQAFPRAGVSTPGNGPSSAPSAARASPSPPACWSSSLLTHQRVHTQERPFACTQCGKGFALAASLREHLLVHSDHRPCKCPDCRKSFKSAKDLKRHSRVHGGSAREGTLSCSHCGKSFARTASLLRHQRVHTAEGQFACSMCDKQFTCSSHLLRHQRMHN; from the coding sequence ATGCAAACTTGTTTTCCAGGGTGCAACAAGTGTCAGGGGACGATCGCACCGAGTCACTCGGTTCAGCGGGATGTGAATCCCCCTCGGCACACGGGAGGGGAGCGCAGCAATGCGAGCCCGGACAGGCCCTCCGTGTGCTCTGTGTGTGGGCGCTCCTTCAGCCGAGCGGCCAGCCTGGGTCGGCACCGGCGCCATCACTCCAGGGACCAGCCGTTCCGCTGCTGGGACTGCGGGCGCACCTTCGGTTTCCCGTCCGAGCTGGAAATGCACCGGCACACGGGCCAGTGGCCCTTCATCTGCCTGGTGTGCGGGACGGGCTTCAGCCAGTCGGGCCACCTGGAGACGCACCGGCGGGCTCACACTGGCGAGAGACCCTTCGCCTGCGGGAAGCGCTTCAAGCGCTCGCAGGAGCTGACGCAGCACCAGCGCTTTCGCACCGGCGGCAGGCCTGCCCCGTGTGCGGCAAGCGATTCACCCAATCGTCCACCCTGCTGCTGCACCAGCGGGCGCACAGCGGCGAGAGGCCGTTCGTCTGCCCCGTGTGCGGCAAGGCCTTCGGCCTGGCCTCCTCCCTGCTCGAGCACGCGCACGCCGACGGGAGGCCCTTCCCCTTGCCCCGAATGCCGCAAGAGCTTCAAGTACCTGCGGATTCACCGCCGGACGCACGGGGGGCGAGAGGCCGTACGGCTGCGGCAAGCGTTTCCGCGAGCCGGCGTGTCCACACCGGGGAACGGCCCTTCCTCTGCCCCGAGTGCGGCAAGGGCTTCACCCAGTCCTCCAGCCTGCTGGTCCTCCAGCCTGCTGACCCACCAGCGCGTCCACACGCAGGAGCGGCCCTTCGCCTGCACCCAGTGCGGCAAAGGCTTCGCCCTCGCCGCCTCCCTGCGCGAGCACCTCCTGGTTCACTCCGACCACCGGCCCTGCAAGTGCCCAGACTGCCGGAAGAGCTTCAAATCCGCCAAGGACCTCAAGCGGCATAGCCGCGTCCACGGCGGGAGCGCGCGGGAGGGCACGCTGAGCTGTTCCCACTGCGGGAAGAGTTTCGCACGGACCGCCAGCctcctgagacaccagcgagtgcacactgCAGAGGGCCAGTTCGCATGCTCCATGTGTGACAAGCAATTCACATGTTCAtctcacctgctgagacaccagcgaatgcACAATTGA